Proteins encoded within one genomic window of Acinetobacter sp. WCHA55:
- a CDS encoding class I SAM-dependent methyltransferase, whose translation MTAKILDPCCGSRMMHFDRTNPNVVFGDIRTEKHILCDGRSLDVTPDIEMDFRAMPFKDGQFNLVVFDPPHLIKAGKESWLALKYGKLQENWREDIQKGFEECFRVLANGGVLIFKWNETQIKVSEILALTDQRPVFGHISGKRANTHWITFMKMELAYD comes from the coding sequence ATGACAGCAAAAATTCTTGATCCTTGCTGTGGTTCTCGCATGATGCATTTCGATCGTACAAATCCAAATGTCGTATTCGGAGATATTCGTACAGAAAAGCACATTTTATGTGATGGTCGATCTCTTGATGTAACACCTGATATTGAAATGGACTTTCGAGCAATGCCATTCAAAGATGGGCAATTCAATTTAGTTGTATTTGATCCACCGCATTTGATTAAAGCAGGAAAAGAAAGCTGGCTTGCTTTGAAGTATGGAAAACTTCAAGAAAATTGGCGGGAAGATATTCAAAAAGGATTTGAGGAATGTTTTCGCGTGTTGGCCAACGGCGGTGTGCTTATTTTCAAGTGGAATGAAACGCAAATTAAAGTCAGTGAGATTCTAGCTTTAACTGATCAGAGGCCAGTATTTGGGCACATTAGTGGAAAGCGTGCGAATACACATTGGATTACTTTTATGAAAATGGAGCTGGCTTATGACTAA
- a CDS encoding helix-turn-helix transcriptional regulator, with translation MEIDRRIRAKEFMQLLAIGKDKFYNMINAGDIQQPVRLSEKDVFWYSSYVKNKVEEHKPKSDIVAHT, from the coding sequence ATTGAAATTGATCGCAGAATTCGAGCTAAGGAATTTATGCAATTATTAGCTATCGGAAAAGATAAGTTCTACAACATGATTAATGCTGGGGATATTCAGCAACCAGTTAGACTCTCTGAAAAGGATGTTTTCTGGTATTCCTCCTACGTTAAGAATAAAGTTGAGGAGCACAAGCCTAAATCTGATATAGTAGCCCACACTTAG
- a CDS encoding S24 family peptidase, translated as MDTIRDRIIKRMKELGVRQVDIVEATGATKGAVSKWVAGTNVPKAEFLPSLAIILKTSQNWLLTGSEEKAITNFNMQEFMNKHGLAKKNESSFDVNDLHKPTVVDHEIENGFIWIDVVEANFSCGTGESIEFHFDVINGKFPFPPSFFQKKYVDPDCMRIIKAKGDSMADFINDGDLVGIDISQTEIVDGGIYAIYFEGEGMIKQIFKEEGGKLSLHSINPKYRDREVTEQNGLNFRVMGRQFWRAG; from the coding sequence ATGGACACAATTCGCGATCGAATAATTAAAAGAATGAAAGAACTAGGTGTTCGACAAGTTGATATTGTAGAAGCAACGGGTGCTACTAAAGGGGCTGTATCAAAGTGGGTTGCAGGCACAAATGTACCTAAAGCTGAATTCCTTCCATCACTAGCGATAATTTTAAAAACTTCACAAAATTGGTTACTAACTGGTAGCGAAGAGAAAGCAATTACTAATTTTAATATGCAAGAATTTATGAATAAACATGGCCTTGCAAAAAAAAATGAATCATCATTTGATGTAAATGATCTACACAAACCCACAGTTGTAGATCACGAAATTGAAAATGGTTTCATTTGGATTGATGTCGTAGAAGCTAATTTTTCTTGTGGTACTGGAGAATCTATTGAATTTCATTTTGATGTTATTAACGGTAAATTCCCTTTCCCACCATCATTCTTTCAAAAAAAGTATGTTGACCCAGACTGTATGAGAATTATTAAAGCCAAAGGCGATAGCATGGCTGATTTTATCAATGATGGTGATTTGGTTGGTATTGACATTTCTCAAACAGAAATTGTAGATGGTGGAATTTATGCCATTTATTTTGAGGGTGAAGGAATGATCAAGCAAATATTTAAAGAAGAAGGTGGAAAATTAAGTCTGCACAGCATTAATCCAAAGTACCGTGATAGAGAAGTCACTGAACAAAATGGATTGAATTTTAGAGTTATGGGTCGCCAATTTTGGCGTGCAGGATGA
- a CDS encoding ATP-binding protein has protein sequence MKKISSKERLRIKLLNLYNLESYKKKGNPKYHLGMPQKLSLFNSQYRDNVLRNIEKMRMKYSSGQSCYIDFYKVDTLMPDGTIHFLHQLAKLSTLNIKGRTSQSPIVKSMLSKLGVHGRMGLPSFEFKHKVVDRWYYLMGESADFGEEFVEIQDALHEVLNDADEEFIVSTAISEAVSNVVHHGYDKSTHYKKWLLFVGISDKRCDIIISDLGRTIPKTAPKSLGEKIKDSLQIKWSEKSDADRIELATTWRKSSTNDSHRGKGFDNIIQVKDVRSDTYIHVLSRNGAWSSEQGKKSYAEPVNGTIVYWSIPIENSLSSQNS, from the coding sequence ATGAAAAAAATTTCAAGCAAAGAAAGATTAAGAATAAAATTACTTAATTTATATAATTTGGAAAGTTATAAAAAGAAGGGAAATCCCAAGTATCATCTGGGAATGCCACAAAAATTATCGCTTTTTAATAGCCAATATCGGGACAATGTCCTTCGTAATATTGAAAAAATGCGTATGAAATATTCGTCAGGTCAAAGTTGTTATATTGATTTTTATAAAGTTGATACACTAATGCCTGATGGTACAATTCATTTTTTGCATCAATTAGCAAAGTTATCTACTCTTAATATTAAAGGTAGAACCTCCCAATCACCAATTGTCAAATCCATGCTAAGTAAATTGGGAGTGCATGGCAGAATGGGACTTCCCTCATTTGAGTTTAAGCATAAAGTGGTTGACCGTTGGTACTATTTGATGGGTGAGAGTGCAGATTTTGGTGAGGAGTTTGTAGAAATACAAGATGCCTTACATGAAGTTTTAAATGATGCTGATGAAGAGTTTATTGTCAGTACTGCTATTTCTGAAGCTGTATCAAATGTTGTACATCACGGATATGATAAAAGTACACATTATAAAAAGTGGCTGTTATTTGTAGGTATTTCTGACAAACGATGTGACATTATTATTTCCGACCTAGGCAGAACAATTCCTAAGACTGCCCCAAAATCCTTGGGAGAAAAAATTAAAGATTCTCTTCAAATTAAATGGAGTGAAAAATCTGATGCCGATCGGATTGAATTAGCAACAACATGGAGAAAGAGTTCAACAAATGACTCACACAGAGGCAAAGGATTTGATAATATTATTCAGGTTAAAGATGTAAGAAGTGATACTTACATTCATGTTCTCAGTAGAAATGGTGCTTGGTCCTCTGAACAAGGTAAAAAGTCTTATGCTGAGCCAGTAAATGGAACAATTGTTTACTGGAGTATCCCTATTGAAAACTCTTTATCATCACAAAATTCTTAA
- a CDS encoding rRNA large subunit pseudouridine synthase E — MKIVILNKPYDVLSQFRKDEAHMTMSDFVDDPSLRLAGRLDMDSEGLVFLTDHGGLNQYITNPANKKFKTYLVQVDGDVTEEALEQLRKGVELKDGMTLPAEASKVEQPEWLWERDPPVRFRASVPTSWVEISICEGRNRQVRRMTAAVGFPTLRLIRTKIGAIDLVQMGLQPGETKEIEPLLYPDFQNIPAEEPYRSRSYVKKPGGTGGKPMVRKNKDGSVKKSGTKRIWQMDESEKPRRKTNGTTRPNTKAPRGRGRSGR, encoded by the coding sequence ATGAAAATCGTCATCTTGAATAAGCCCTATGACGTTCTCTCTCAGTTTCGTAAAGACGAAGCGCATATGACAATGTCTGACTTTGTAGATGATCCAAGTTTGCGTTTAGCAGGTCGTCTCGATATGGACTCTGAAGGCTTAGTTTTTTTAACTGACCACGGTGGTTTAAACCAATACATCACCAACCCTGCCAATAAAAAATTTAAAACGTATTTGGTTCAGGTCGATGGTGATGTCACTGAAGAAGCCCTTGAGCAGTTGCGTAAAGGTGTGGAACTTAAAGATGGTATGACTTTACCTGCTGAAGCATCTAAAGTTGAACAACCTGAATGGTTATGGGAACGTGACCCTCCTGTACGTTTCCGTGCATCTGTGCCAACTTCTTGGGTTGAAATTTCAATTTGTGAAGGCCGTAACCGCCAAGTACGTCGTATGACTGCTGCCGTAGGTTTTCCTACTTTACGTTTAATTCGTACTAAAATTGGTGCAATTGATTTGGTTCAAATGGGTTTACAACCAGGCGAAACCAAAGAAATCGAGCCACTTTTATACCCTGACTTTCAAAACATTCCTGCTGAAGAACCTTACCGTTCACGCTCTTATGTGAAAAAACCGGGTGGTACAGGTGGTAAGCCTATGGTTCGTAAGAACAAAGATGGTTCTGTGAAAAAGTCAGGTACGAAGCGTATTTGGCAAATGGATGAAAGTGAGAAACCACGTCGTAAGACCAATGGTACAACTCGTCCTAACACTAAAGCACCACGTGGTCGTGGACGTAGTGGTCGTTAA
- a CDS encoding STAS-like domain-containing protein: MDNHIRINVGEQFYPRPAGRFYTDGEHSGQKFREEVLVPNLKKLTSGQKLILDFSLVTMAGSSFLEESFGGLVRVEGFDRKKLHQVLEIISPRKIIKDRIFEYIDDAKFN; encoded by the coding sequence ATGGACAATCACATCAGAATTAATGTTGGTGAGCAATTCTACCCGCGTCCGGCTGGTCGTTTTTATACTGACGGCGAGCATTCTGGCCAAAAATTCAGAGAAGAAGTCTTAGTACCAAATTTAAAAAAACTTACATCAGGCCAAAAATTGATTTTAGATTTCTCGCTAGTAACAATGGCTGGGTCATCTTTTTTAGAGGAAAGCTTTGGAGGTTTAGTTAGAGTTGAAGGATTTGATAGAAAAAAATTACATCAAGTTCTTGAGATTATTAGTCCTCGAAAAATAATTAAAGATAGAATTTTTGAGTATATAGATGATGCTAAATTCAATTGA
- a CDS encoding putative metallopeptidase has protein sequence MERIRPFPPTDLIDQAEEEEAIRLAPAVELKEWVIKNYLTLGGQLHNPDHDHIAELLHDDETFLAFAWASSACQSKKRMVLGQCEKVMFNQGGWKKARQEQQMRDWFGCVPVYLITVDASFCEQASDHDFCALIEHELYHIGVERDHDDEIIYSDNTGLPKHYLAGHDVEEFYGVVKRWGASDSVKRLVEITKNAPFVSDFNVSACCGNCVIN, from the coding sequence ATGGAACGGATCAGACCATTCCCACCGACGGATCTCATTGATCAGGCTGAGGAAGAAGAAGCAATTCGCCTTGCACCCGCCGTGGAATTAAAAGAGTGGGTGATTAAAAACTACCTAACCCTTGGTGGTCAGCTCCATAATCCAGATCATGACCATATTGCTGAGCTACTACATGATGATGAAACTTTTTTAGCTTTTGCTTGGGCATCATCTGCATGCCAGTCAAAAAAGCGCATGGTACTGGGGCAATGTGAAAAAGTGATGTTTAACCAAGGTGGATGGAAGAAAGCCCGGCAAGAACAGCAGATGCGAGACTGGTTTGGTTGTGTACCTGTCTATCTCATCACTGTAGACGCATCATTTTGTGAGCAAGCTTCAGATCATGATTTCTGTGCGCTGATAGAGCATGAGCTCTACCACATTGGCGTAGAACGTGACCATGATGACGAGATTATTTACAGCGACAATACTGGCTTACCAAAGCATTACTTAGCTGGCCATGACGTTGAAGAGTTCTATGGTGTGGTCAAACGTTGGGGTGCAAGCGATAGTGTTAAGCGCTTAGTCGAAATCACAAAGAATGCGCCGTTTGTATCTGATTTTAATGTGTCTGCGTGTTGTGGGAACTGTGTGATTAATTGA
- a CDS encoding helix-turn-helix domain-containing protein, whose protein sequence is MSLDATIWAWKIRQKQKKGGSLKPLKKLVLLSLADRASEDHCAYPSMARLVEDTEMDRKTVLKIIDELIEDGLIVDTGERKGRTKQVKVYQLLGVKGRETIPTTVLLNTEDTDLNSPNSGTVPTTEQFQQFHERVPTIPLNSPNVGTGNLSKNLSLESKNKKDWLCSKKLREEITLADDSIEPETLMTAKWVEREKRAFEIYNQDKTICDELLNFYFADWLLHAYRTKYSQETKTGYGKTPAAEPKQLTDKQILAFAQKLAHLPEFASKHSAPGDSYEQLASRIKIKLMNPAQAKKWEPYLKQVGFTGTLMGATA, encoded by the coding sequence GTGAGCTTAGATGCAACGATTTGGGCGTGGAAAATACGCCAGAAACAAAAGAAAGGCGGCAGTTTAAAACCACTTAAAAAGCTCGTTCTTTTATCACTTGCCGACCGAGCGAGTGAAGATCATTGTGCCTATCCAAGCATGGCACGGTTGGTGGAAGATACCGAAATGGACCGTAAAACTGTGCTTAAAATCATCGATGAGCTGATTGAAGATGGCTTAATTGTCGATACAGGTGAGCGAAAAGGGCGTACAAAACAGGTCAAAGTTTATCAATTATTGGGTGTAAAGGGTCGGGAAACTATCCCAACAACGGTACTCTTAAACACTGAAGATACTGATTTAAACAGTCCCAACAGTGGAACAGTTCCAACAACGGAACAGTTCCAACAATTCCATGAAAGAGTCCCAACAATTCCGTTAAACAGTCCCAACGTTGGGACAGGGAATCTTTCAAAGAATCTCTCATTAGAATCTAAAAATAAAAAAGACTGGCTTTGCTCAAAAAAACTTCGTGAAGAAATTACTTTGGCCGATGACAGCATCGAACCAGAAACCCTCATGACAGCAAAATGGGTGGAACGAGAAAAACGCGCCTTTGAAATTTACAACCAAGACAAAACCATTTGCGATGAACTTCTGAATTTCTACTTTGCCGATTGGTTGCTGCATGCCTACCGAACCAAGTATTCCCAAGAAACCAAAACGGGATACGGCAAAACACCTGCAGCAGAACCGAAGCAGCTCACTGACAAACAAATCTTAGCGTTCGCTCAGAAACTTGCCCATCTTCCTGAGTTCGCAAGTAAGCACAGCGCTCCGGGTGATTCATACGAACAACTGGCATCACGAATCAAAATCAAGTTGATGAACCCAGCACAAGCGAAGAAATGGGAACCATACCTCAAGCAAGTTGGGTTTACCGGCACGCTTATGGGGGCTACAGCATGA
- a CDS encoding ERF family protein: protein MSTLQQIQLELKAPKSKRNNFGNYSYRNCEDILEAVKPLLQKYNATLVITDDVTEVGGVVIVTANVVFTEADGKQTIVKAHAGVEISKKGMDVAQTFGASSSYARKYALNGLFLIDDTKDYDSDEYHNQVNNSSKNQNQSNNQQRTQQQGQNRQQANQSQNNNAQQQSLHDRYNAALESIRHAKKPETLDKAIETFNGTQYFGGISKACQARADQMGWTPANQNQQQALHH from the coding sequence ATGTCAACACTTCAACAGATTCAACTTGAACTAAAAGCGCCAAAGAGCAAACGCAATAATTTTGGTAACTACAGCTATCGAAACTGCGAAGACATTCTTGAAGCAGTTAAGCCTTTGCTTCAAAAGTACAATGCCACTCTAGTCATCACCGATGACGTGACTGAGGTTGGCGGTGTCGTGATTGTCACTGCCAATGTAGTTTTTACTGAAGCAGACGGCAAACAGACCATTGTTAAAGCCCATGCAGGTGTGGAAATTAGCAAGAAAGGAATGGATGTAGCACAGACCTTTGGTGCTTCAAGTTCATATGCTCGGAAGTATGCTTTGAATGGCCTATTCCTGATTGACGACACTAAAGACTATGACTCGGATGAATATCACAACCAAGTCAACAACAGCAGCAAAAATCAGAATCAGTCCAACAACCAGCAGCGGACGCAGCAGCAAGGCCAAAACAGACAACAGGCTAACCAGTCGCAGAATAACAATGCTCAGCAACAAAGCTTGCACGATCGTTATAACGCAGCATTGGAATCCATTCGCCATGCGAAGAAACCTGAAACGTTGGATAAGGCGATTGAGACCTTTAATGGCACTCAGTACTTTGGCGGCATTTCAAAAGCTTGCCAAGCAAGAGCGGATCAAATGGGTTGGACTCCAGCAAATCAAAACCAACAGCAAGCTTTACACCACTAA
- the terL gene encoding phage terminase large subunit, translating into MNSRVNIDPVKLKAKRMKCEDEHLFFTRAFFKPRMGFKFSVNWHHEYMAWAIDEVIAGRIENLVINVPPGSGKTELLTNLIPRGIARNQRSRFLYLSFSQSLVEDVSSAARNIVKSADFQGLWPVKISTNTDAKASWKTTVDGYEAGHVYSASMGGQVTGRRAGTLADNGFTGAIILDDPLKPEDAFSKTARNKANRKILNTVNSRKAKSSTPIILIMQRLHVEDPTNFVMTGNVPGKWHQISIPALIDDDYIERLPEHIRKKVPLDVERDEKGRQSYWPLKESLQSLLQLEKGGQDKDGATVSRYTFSSQYQQEPKKLGGDLIKAEWFGEYHELPELLWRAVFVDTAQKIKEQNDFTVFTLVGMGVDGKLYVIDILRGKWEAPKMNEMAKQFIDKHKTYDWRTKPIRYMKVEDKAHGTQLVQGWQKYGGIPIIPVQREKDKLTRFMDVAPHIENNFEVYPENQNRFLMLPREAIWKQEFLDECEAFTAQMTHDHDDQVDTLIDAIEEAVLIANYSPPAA; encoded by the coding sequence ATGAACTCGAGAGTGAATATTGATCCTGTAAAACTCAAAGCAAAGCGCATGAAGTGCGAGGATGAGCATTTATTTTTTACACGTGCATTCTTCAAACCCCGCATGGGCTTTAAGTTCTCAGTCAATTGGCACCATGAGTACATGGCTTGGGCGATTGATGAGGTTATTGCTGGGCGGATTGAAAACCTCGTAATTAATGTCCCTCCTGGTTCAGGTAAAACTGAGCTGCTGACCAATTTGATCCCGCGCGGTATTGCACGGAACCAACGTTCAAGATTCTTATATTTGTCATTCTCTCAGTCACTTGTTGAGGATGTCTCATCTGCAGCGCGAAACATCGTTAAATCGGCAGATTTTCAAGGCTTATGGCCAGTGAAGATCTCGACTAATACCGATGCTAAGGCCAGTTGGAAAACGACTGTAGATGGTTATGAAGCTGGGCATGTTTATTCTGCTTCAATGGGTGGTCAGGTTACGGGTCGCCGTGCAGGTACATTGGCTGATAATGGGTTCACAGGTGCAATCATCCTAGACGATCCGCTCAAGCCTGAGGATGCATTTAGCAAGACGGCACGTAACAAGGCTAATCGTAAAATCCTAAACACAGTCAACTCCCGTAAGGCAAAGTCATCAACACCGATTATTTTGATCATGCAGCGCTTACACGTTGAGGATCCGACTAACTTTGTGATGACAGGAAACGTACCAGGTAAATGGCATCAGATCTCTATACCAGCATTGATTGATGATGATTACATCGAGCGTTTACCTGAGCACATTCGCAAGAAAGTGCCTTTAGATGTTGAGCGCGATGAAAAGGGCCGTCAAAGCTATTGGCCACTGAAAGAATCATTGCAGTCATTACTGCAGTTGGAGAAAGGTGGGCAGGACAAAGACGGTGCTACGGTGTCACGTTACACATTCAGCAGCCAGTATCAGCAGGAGCCTAAAAAGCTCGGTGGTGATCTGATCAAGGCTGAATGGTTTGGTGAATATCACGAATTACCAGAGCTATTGTGGCGTGCTGTCTTTGTTGATACGGCTCAAAAGATCAAAGAGCAAAACGACTTCACTGTATTCACACTTGTAGGTATGGGGGTGGATGGGAAGCTGTATGTCATTGATATTTTGCGTGGGAAATGGGAAGCGCCAAAAATGAATGAAATGGCCAAGCAATTCATTGATAAGCACAAGACTTACGACTGGAGAACTAAGCCTATTCGATACATGAAAGTTGAAGATAAGGCTCATGGTACCCAACTGGTTCAAGGTTGGCAAAAGTATGGCGGTATCCCAATCATTCCTGTACAGCGTGAGAAAGATAAGCTCACACGCTTTATGGATGTTGCACCACATATTGAGAACAACTTTGAAGTCTACCCGGAGAACCAAAATCGATTTTTGATGTTGCCACGTGAAGCCATCTGGAAGCAGGAATTTTTAGATGAGTGCGAGGCTTTCACGGCACAGATGACACATGATCATGATGACCAGGTTGATACCTTAATTGATGCCATTGAAGAGGCAGTTCTGATTGCAAATTACAGCCCACCAGCTGCATAG
- a CDS encoding DUF559 domain-containing protein: MTSISLSEYKKMIGANKPKRRSKRPNVKGEKVQSEGEVILATALRALKIEFEQEFQFHPTRKWRADFHLKGKKILVEVEGGIWSNGRHTRAKGYLGDLDKYNEATMMGYQVIRFSTEQVKSGKAIEQIEKMVGDLG; the protein is encoded by the coding sequence ATGACATCAATAAGCCTATCTGAATACAAAAAGATGATCGGAGCGAATAAACCTAAAAGAAGATCTAAGCGCCCAAATGTTAAAGGTGAAAAAGTACAGAGCGAGGGTGAGGTGATACTGGCCACTGCACTGAGAGCTTTAAAGATTGAGTTTGAGCAGGAGTTTCAGTTTCACCCTACACGTAAATGGAGAGCTGATTTTCACTTAAAGGGCAAAAAGATATTGGTCGAAGTGGAAGGTGGGATCTGGAGTAATGGTAGGCATACAAGGGCAAAGGGGTATCTGGGAGACTTAGATAAATACAACGAAGCAACAATGATGGGTTATCAGGTAATACGGTTTAGTACCGAGCAAGTGAAAAGCGGCAAAGCGATTGAGCAAATAGAAAAGATGGTAGGGGATTTGGGATGA
- a CDS encoding acyl-CoA thioesterase has translation MKRRRKKSEHINSNWTIEQDSFLIENSSMSIEGLKNQLPFTEDEILNRKEVLGLTRRQKQLRKFLST, from the coding sequence ATGAAAAGACGTCGTAAAAAATCTGAGCACATAAACTCAAATTGGACAATCGAACAGGACAGTTTCTTAATAGAAAATAGTTCTATGTCTATAGAAGGCCTTAAAAACCAATTGCCTTTTACTGAAGATGAAATTCTTAATCGAAAAGAGGTGCTTGGACTTACCAGAAGACAAAAGCAACTGCGTAAATTTTTAAGCACTTAG
- a CDS encoding phage regulatory CII family protein encodes MQEITLSREAQTAIFKMINQTQGISPKEIAQVTGDSHNTICNYGNVGMPNHLPSLKKLETIMMYTQNPEILKVWAHQMGYALVPVDCDSSKHHELSIFEAMMQHNIKSGKANRVVYEAYEDGVITPAEYEEIHQITQGLIELITAVDQAALKQMQKYTANAQKEKA; translated from the coding sequence ATGCAAGAAATAACACTAAGCCGTGAAGCGCAAACGGCAATTTTTAAAATGATTAACCAGACGCAGGGGATCTCACCAAAGGAAATTGCCCAGGTTACTGGTGATTCACATAACACGATTTGCAACTACGGCAACGTAGGAATGCCGAACCATTTACCAAGCTTAAAGAAGCTTGAAACCATCATGATGTACACGCAGAACCCTGAAATTTTAAAGGTGTGGGCGCATCAGATGGGGTATGCACTTGTGCCGGTGGATTGCGACTCAAGCAAACATCATGAGCTATCAATCTTTGAAGCAATGATGCAGCACAACATTAAAAGCGGAAAAGCAAACCGTGTTGTGTATGAGGCTTATGAGGATGGGGTGATTACACCAGCTGAATATGAAGAGATCCACCAGATTACCCAGGGCTTGATCGAGTTGATTACCGCCGTGGATCAGGCAGCGCTTAAGCAAATGCAGAAGTACACAGCAAATGCTCAAAAAGAAAAAGCCTGA
- a CDS encoding DUF2280 domain-containing protein, with protein MAALKKEVKLFIVRSLAVFNTPTETVELVNQEYGIKVTKQQCEKYDPTKRAGENLSEELRVDFEKTREMFLGKPEAIPIANLAVRMQRYENLFQKYCKNRVAATSILRQAAEDMGGKYTNKQEITGAGGGPLQSENVTPVTATDEQIRQAINELESEY; from the coding sequence ATGGCGGCTCTAAAAAAAGAGGTAAAACTCTTTATAGTTCGATCACTTGCCGTATTTAATACACCCACAGAAACTGTTGAGCTCGTCAACCAAGAATACGGGATAAAAGTTACTAAACAGCAGTGTGAGAAATACGACCCAACTAAACGGGCAGGTGAGAACTTAAGCGAAGAATTAAGAGTAGATTTTGAAAAGACTCGTGAAATGTTTTTGGGAAAACCTGAGGCAATACCCATTGCTAATTTAGCGGTACGCATGCAGCGCTATGAAAACCTGTTTCAGAAATATTGTAAAAACCGAGTAGCTGCTACTAGTATTCTTAGACAGGCAGCAGAAGACATGGGTGGTAAATATACCAATAAGCAAGAAATTACAGGCGCTGGTGGTGGCCCATTGCAGAGTGAAAACGTCACTCCAGTGACCGCTACTGATGAGCAAATAAGGCAGGCAATAAATGAACTCGAGAGTGAATATTGA